A DNA window from Malus domestica chromosome 12, GDT2T_hap1 contains the following coding sequences:
- the LOC103450599 gene encoding sulfoquinovosyl transferase SQD2-like translates to MVTSFPASLSLNPSLSPPPFSATNTQLSFSSPFPPLRFPACRSSRTKPSSLCGKGVRLCCSERPKSRKLELKASDMTITEVGQDEEEEGPPPYVESEINSRPRRIALFVEPSPFAYVSGYKNRFQNFIRYLREMGDEVMVVTTHEGVPDEFYGAKLIGSRSFPFPWYQKVPLSLALSPRIISEVAQFKPDIIHASSPGIMVFGALIIAKLLCVPIVMSYHTHVPVYIPRYTFSWLVKPMWLVIKFLHRAADLTLVPSAAISKDLLEAGVAAANTIRLWNKGVDSESFHPRFRSHEMRMRLSNGEPEKPLIVHVGRLGVEKSLDFLKSVMDRLPEARIAFIGDGPYREDLEKLFDGMPAVFTGMLGGEELSQAYASGDVFVMPSESETLGLVVLEAMSSGIPVVGARAGGIPDIIPTDQEGKTGFLYDYNDLDDCLSKLQPLLENKDLRETIGKAAREEMEKYDWKAATRVIRNEQYNAAIWFWRKKRAQFLRPLQWFMKRIFPPTTPAIKYR, encoded by the exons ATGGTGACCTCCTTTcctgcttctctctctctaaatccctctctctctcctcctcccttTTCTGCAACCAATACCCAATTATCCTTCTCCTCGCCCTTTCCTCCTCTCAGATTCCCAGCCTGCCGATCCTCACGAACAAAACCCAGTAGCCTTTGCGGTAAAGGTGTTCGATTGTGTTGCTCTGAGAGACCAAAAAGTAGAAAACTTGAGCTTAAAGCCAGCGACATGACTATTACAGAGGTCGGGCAAGATGAAGAGGAAGAGGGTCCTCCTCCATATGTTGAGTCGGAGATTAACTCGAGACCTCGACGCATTGCTCTCTTTGTTGAGCCTTCTCCCTTTGC ATATGTGTCAGGTTATAAAAATCGGTTCCAGAATTTCATTCGATACTTGCGTGAAATGGGGGATGAG GTGATGGTTGTGACAACCCATGAAGGAGTTCCTGACGAATTTTATGGAGCAAAGTTGATTGGATCCCGAAG CTTTCCCTTCCCCTGGTATCAAAAGGTGCCCCTTTCCCTTGCACTTAGTCCTAGAATAATTTCGGAGGTTGCTCAGTTCAAGCCTGACATTATACATGCATCCTCGCCTGGAATTATG GTTTTCGGCGCCCTCATTATCGCTAAGTTGTTATGTGTTCCTATAGTGATGTCGTATCACACTCATGTGCCAGT ATATATCCCGAGATACACCTTCAGTTGGCTGGTGAAACCCATGTGGTTGGTCATAA AGTTTCTGCACAGAGCTGCTGATCTCACACTAGTGCCATCAGCTGCAATCAGTAAGGATCTCCTAGAAGCTGGGGTGGCCGCAG CTAATACAATCCGTCTTTGGAATAAGGGTGTTGATTCGGAAAGCTTCCATCCCCGCTTCCGTTCTCATGAAATGCGTATGAGACTGAG CAACGGTGAACCTGAGAAACCTTTAATTGTTCATGTTGGAAGACTTGGAGTGGAGAAGAGTTTGGATTTTCTGAAAAG TGTCATGGATCGGCTTCCTGAAGCACGAATTGCTTTCATTGGAGATGGACCATACAG GGAGGATCTTGAAAAACTGTTTGATGGCATGCCTGCAGTATTTACAGGAATGTTAGGAGGTGAAGAGCTCTCACAGGCATATGCCAGTGGTGACGTTTTTGTGATGCCTTCAGAATCAGAGACACTTGGGCTTGTTGTATTGGAGGCTATGTCTTCAGGTATCCCTGTGGTGGGAGCGCGAGCTGGTGGAATCCCAGATATAATTCCCACAGATCAGGAGGGGAAAACTGGCTTTCTCTACGATTATAATGACCTTGATGACTGCTTAAGTAAGTTACAGCCCCTGCTGGAGAACAAGGACTTAAGGGAAACAATTGGCAAGGCAGCACGTGAGGAAATGGAGAAGTACGATTGGAAAGCAGCCACGCGAGTAATTCGAAATGAGCAATACAATGCTGCCATTTGGTTCTGGAGGAAG